The following proteins come from a genomic window of Sphaerisporangium rubeum:
- a CDS encoding aspartate-semialdehyde dehydrogenase: MSERKPTLAVVGATGAVGTVMLDILSGRPDVWGEIRLIASARSAGKLLRVRGEDVAVVALTPEAFDGVDVAMFDVPDEVSAEWAPVAASRGAVVVDNSGAFRMDPDVPLVVPECNPEQVAARPKGIISNPNCTTLSMMAALGALHRVYGLTELVVASYQAVSGAGVVGPERLYDEIEAIAGNRTLGTVAGDVRKTVPDVVDSPFPAPLALNVVPAAGSYKGDGWFSEELKVRNESRKILGIPDLKVSATCVRVPVVTTHSLAVHATFAGPVTLADARAVLEAAPTVVVLDDPENGVFPTPADVVGTDPTYVGRIRQALDFPNTLDMFVCGDNLRKGAALNTAEIAELVAKEFTS, translated from the coding sequence ATGAGCGAGCGCAAGCCCACCCTGGCCGTCGTCGGCGCGACCGGCGCCGTCGGCACGGTGATGCTGGACATCCTGTCGGGCCGGCCCGACGTATGGGGTGAGATCAGGCTGATCGCGTCGGCGCGCTCGGCAGGCAAGCTGCTGCGGGTGCGCGGTGAGGACGTCGCGGTGGTCGCGCTGACCCCCGAGGCGTTCGACGGCGTGGACGTCGCGATGTTCGACGTCCCCGACGAGGTGTCCGCCGAGTGGGCCCCGGTGGCGGCGTCCCGCGGCGCGGTCGTGGTGGACAACTCCGGCGCGTTCCGCATGGACCCCGACGTGCCGCTCGTGGTGCCGGAGTGCAACCCCGAGCAGGTGGCCGCCAGGCCCAAGGGCATCATCTCCAATCCCAACTGCACCACGCTGTCGATGATGGCGGCCCTCGGCGCGCTGCACAGGGTGTACGGCCTGACCGAGCTGGTCGTGGCGTCCTACCAGGCCGTCTCGGGGGCCGGCGTCGTCGGGCCCGAGCGGCTGTACGACGAGATCGAGGCGATCGCCGGTAACCGCACGCTCGGCACCGTGGCCGGTGACGTGCGCAAGACCGTGCCCGACGTGGTGGACTCGCCGTTCCCCGCGCCGCTGGCGCTCAACGTGGTGCCGGCCGCGGGGTCGTACAAGGGGGACGGCTGGTTCTCCGAGGAGCTCAAGGTCCGCAACGAGTCCCGCAAGATCCTCGGCATCCCCGACCTGAAGGTCTCCGCCACTTGCGTGCGGGTCCCCGTGGTCACCACCCACTCCCTGGCGGTGCACGCGACCTTCGCCGGCCCCGTGACGCTCGCGGACGCGCGCGCGGTGCTGGAGGCGGCGCCGACGGTGGTCGTGCTCGACGACCCGGAGAACGGCGTGTTCCCGACGCCGGCCGACGTGGTCGGCACCGACCCGACCTACGTGGGCCGCATCAGGCAGGCGCTCGACTTCCCGAACACGCTCGACATGTTCGTCTGCGGCGACAACCTGCGTAAGGGTGCCGCGCTGAACACCGCCGAGATCGCCGAGCTGGTCGCCAAGGAGTTCACCTCCTGA
- a CDS encoding amidohydrolase family protein, with translation MNTSLPPDPEPRRRDYVIISVDDHLIEPPDLFEDRLPEKYADAAPKVVETDAGHQVWRYGGTTYPCVGLDAGAGLPREQWTLDPVRFEEMRPGCYDIEARVKDMDTAGIWAAVNFPGMLAVQSGMAFARTRDQNLGLALIRAWNDWHCDVWAGTYPERIIALQLPWLPDPEVAAKEIRANAARGFKAVVFPEFPTRLRLPSLHTGHWDPFFAACEETGTVVCLHTGASSWSPVPSPDTPIEAITTMIPASAMFACADWLWSGVPLRFPKLRILIVEGGVGWVPMLAARADYALDHPVAGEATWEGGLKPSEVLRRNFYFGTLDDHALSGVRLAVGLEHVVLESGYPRSESTWPDVQQTLARNLGSLPPADIARVAYGNAARLFGHPLPSRAWLLQEEL, from the coding sequence GTGAACACATCGCTGCCCCCTGACCCCGAGCCCAGGCGGCGCGACTATGTGATCATCTCCGTCGACGATCACCTGATCGAGCCCCCCGACCTCTTCGAGGACCGCCTGCCGGAGAAGTACGCCGACGCGGCCCCCAAGGTCGTGGAGACCGACGCCGGCCACCAGGTCTGGCGGTACGGCGGCACCACCTACCCCTGCGTCGGGCTGGACGCCGGGGCCGGTCTCCCCCGCGAGCAGTGGACCCTCGACCCGGTGCGGTTCGAGGAGATGCGTCCCGGCTGCTACGACATCGAGGCCCGCGTCAAGGACATGGACACCGCGGGCATCTGGGCCGCCGTCAACTTCCCCGGCATGCTCGCCGTGCAGTCCGGCATGGCCTTCGCGCGCACCCGCGACCAGAACCTCGGCCTCGCCCTCATCCGCGCGTGGAACGACTGGCACTGCGACGTGTGGGCCGGCACCTATCCCGAGCGCATCATCGCGCTCCAGCTGCCGTGGCTGCCCGACCCCGAGGTCGCCGCCAAGGAGATCAGGGCCAACGCCGCGCGCGGCTTCAAGGCGGTCGTGTTCCCCGAGTTCCCCACCCGCCTGCGCCTGCCGTCGCTGCACACCGGCCACTGGGACCCGTTCTTCGCGGCCTGCGAGGAGACCGGCACCGTCGTCTGCCTCCACACCGGCGCGTCGTCCTGGTCCCCCGTCCCGTCCCCGGACACCCCCATCGAGGCGATCACCACCATGATCCCGGCCAGTGCGATGTTCGCCTGCGCCGACTGGCTGTGGTCCGGCGTCCCCCTGCGCTTCCCCAAGCTCCGCATCCTCATCGTCGAAGGCGGCGTCGGCTGGGTCCCCATGCTCGCCGCGCGCGCCGACTACGCTCTCGACCACCCCGTGGCCGGCGAGGCCACCTGGGAAGGCGGCCTCAAACCCAGCGAGGTCCTGCGCCGCAACTTCTACTTCGGCACCCTCGACGACCACGCGCTCTCCGGCGTCCGCCTGGCCGTAGGCCTCGAACACGTCGTCCTGGAAAGCGGCTACCCCCGCTCCGAGTCCACCTGGCCCGACGTCCAGCAAACCCTGGCCCGCAACCTCGGCAGCCTCCCCCCAGCCGACATAGCCAGAGTCGCCTACGGCAACGCCGCCCGCCTCTTCGGCCACCCCCTGCCCTCCCGCGCCTGGCTCCTCCAAGAAGAGCTCTGA
- a CDS encoding TetR family transcriptional regulator has translation MADSTPRARGGEKTRQVIVETALRLFKERGYEATTMRVIAAEAGVSVGNAYYYFSSKEQLIQAYYDQAQSEHEAACAGLLATERAFGVRLRGVLRAWVEVSEPYHEFAVKFFKHASEPDNPLSPFSGESTPAREAAIGVYRAVVEGSRGHKIDEELRAELPELLWLSWLGVVLFWVHDGSAGCERTYRLIDVMVPLIDRLVGLSHLPGLRGVTKDFLMAVRELRA, from the coding sequence GTGGCCGATTCGACGCCGAGAGCGCGTGGGGGAGAGAAGACCCGGCAGGTCATCGTCGAGACGGCCCTACGCCTGTTCAAGGAACGGGGATATGAGGCGACGACGATGCGGGTCATCGCCGCGGAGGCGGGTGTCTCGGTGGGGAACGCCTACTACTACTTCTCCTCCAAGGAGCAGTTGATCCAGGCGTACTACGACCAGGCGCAGTCCGAGCACGAGGCCGCCTGTGCCGGGTTGCTCGCCACCGAGCGTGCCTTCGGGGTGCGGCTGCGCGGGGTGCTGCGGGCCTGGGTCGAGGTGTCCGAGCCGTACCACGAGTTCGCGGTGAAGTTCTTCAAGCACGCCTCCGAGCCGGACAATCCGCTCAGCCCGTTCAGCGGTGAGTCGACTCCGGCGCGGGAGGCGGCCATCGGGGTGTACCGCGCGGTGGTGGAGGGCTCACGGGGCCACAAGATCGACGAGGAGTTGCGGGCCGAGTTGCCGGAGTTGCTGTGGCTGTCGTGGCTCGGGGTCGTGTTGTTCTGGGTGCATGACGGGTCGGCGGGGTGTGAGCGCACGTACCGGCTGATCGACGTGATGGTGCCGTTGATCGACCGGCTGGTGGGGTTGTCCCATTTGCCGGGGCTTCGTGGGGTGACGAAGGATTTCCTCATGGCGGTGCGCGAACTGCGGGCCTGA
- a CDS encoding winged helix-turn-helix transcriptional regulator encodes MTTYDSSMPERDVFRVENCSIERTLAVVGEKWTFLVLREAFSGVRRFADMQASTGAPRQVLSARLARLVDEGLLSKVPYREPGSRRRDEYRLTQKGRDLYPIMVSLMHWGDRYLADPEGPPVILTHRDCGAPISGRLVCEEGHEVPSPREVTPRPGPGARRLAG; translated from the coding sequence ATGACGACCTACGATTCGTCCATGCCCGAGCGTGACGTCTTCCGAGTGGAGAACTGCTCGATCGAGCGCACCCTCGCCGTCGTCGGCGAGAAGTGGACCTTCCTCGTGCTGCGTGAGGCCTTCAGCGGCGTCCGCCGCTTCGCGGACATGCAGGCGAGCACCGGGGCCCCGCGTCAGGTGCTCAGCGCCAGGCTGGCCAGGCTCGTGGACGAGGGCCTGCTCAGCAAGGTCCCCTACCGAGAGCCCGGCAGCCGCCGCCGTGACGAGTACCGCCTCACGCAGAAGGGCCGCGACCTCTATCCGATCATGGTGAGCCTCATGCACTGGGGCGACCGCTACCTCGCCGACCCCGAAGGCCCCCCGGTGATCCTCACCCACCGCGACTGCGGCGCGCCGATCAGCGGCCGGCTCGTGTGCGAGGAGGGCCATGAGGTGCCCTCACCCCGCGAGGTCACCCCGCGACCCGGTCCCGGCGCGCGGCGGCTGGCCGGCTAA
- a CDS encoding TetR family transcriptional regulator: MKSPKNGRDGRTRIIEGALRRFSQDGVSATTLASLRQESGVSVGSFYHHFTSKEHVFGVLYAEIQSMYQRAFIDELRRHESARDGIEAIVAMHMAWCGKHPERARILISERPPRREEPGGPEVAEARRAFFREVADWWRPHMKDGVLRPVAPTMCYVLWLGSATEMCRLWFSGAHQPTPEEIQGLCQAAWTSLRVP; encoded by the coding sequence GTGAAGAGCCCGAAGAACGGCCGCGACGGCCGCACCCGCATCATCGAGGGAGCGCTGCGCCGGTTCAGCCAGGACGGCGTGTCGGCCACCACCCTCGCGAGCCTGCGCCAGGAGAGCGGCGTGAGCGTCGGCAGCTTCTACCACCACTTCACCAGCAAGGAACACGTCTTCGGGGTCCTCTACGCCGAGATCCAGAGCATGTACCAGCGGGCCTTCATCGACGAGCTGCGTCGGCACGAGAGCGCGCGCGACGGCATCGAGGCGATCGTGGCCATGCACATGGCGTGGTGCGGCAAGCACCCCGAGCGGGCCCGCATCCTGATCAGCGAACGGCCGCCGCGCCGCGAGGAGCCCGGCGGCCCCGAGGTCGCCGAGGCGCGGCGCGCGTTCTTCCGTGAGGTGGCCGACTGGTGGCGTCCCCACATGAAGGACGGCGTGCTGCGGCCGGTCGCCCCCACGATGTGCTACGTGCTGTGGCTCGGCTCGGCCACAGAGATGTGCCGCCTGTGGTTCTCCGGCGCGCACCAGCCGACGCCGGAGGAGATCCAGGGCCTCTGCCAGGCGGCCTGGACCAGCCTGCGCGTGCCCTGA
- a CDS encoding DUF5063 domain-containing protein — protein MSDEWKSLADRVAAHAQNYLDGLTRLAGGEGGDAILPMLLVEVSQVSLAGSQLGAAEDVILQGNFEPATGPDPDLDGVRTALATRLGEVDDYAEVFDPYKDTVVTPYRLSDDLAAVAADLVHGLGHYRAGRPLEALWWWQFSYFNTWGNHAGAAMRALQALVAHARLDVVEESTIA, from the coding sequence ATGTCTGACGAGTGGAAGTCGCTCGCCGATCGCGTCGCGGCACACGCACAGAATTACCTCGACGGCCTGACGCGGCTCGCGGGTGGTGAGGGCGGCGACGCCATACTCCCCATGTTGCTTGTCGAGGTCTCTCAGGTCAGCCTGGCCGGTTCACAGCTCGGCGCGGCCGAGGACGTGATCCTGCAGGGCAATTTCGAGCCGGCCACCGGCCCTGATCCCGACCTCGACGGTGTGCGTACGGCGCTCGCCACGCGTCTCGGCGAGGTCGACGACTACGCCGAGGTGTTCGACCCCTACAAGGACACGGTCGTCACGCCGTACCGCCTGTCGGACGATCTCGCGGCCGTCGCCGCGGACCTCGTGCACGGCCTTGGCCACTACCGCGCCGGCCGGCCGCTTGAGGCCCTGTGGTGGTGGCAGTTCTCGTACTTCAACACGTGGGGCAACCACGCCGGCGCGGCCATGCGGGCCCTGCAGGCGCTGGTGGCCCATGCGCGTCTTGACGTGGTGGAAGAGTCCACAATCGCCTGA
- a CDS encoding LLM class F420-dependent oxidoreductase: MKRWGITIPFSDRMIAESGDLVGELAGLGYTDAWTAEVSGTDGFLPLALAAGWSPDLRLGTAIVPVSTRGPGLLAMSAATMADVAPGRFVLGIGASSPVIVERWNAGTFTAPYGRTRDTLRFLRAALTGEKVTERYETFAVSGFRLDRAPKVAPRIMLAALRPRMLHLAAEEADGAITNWLSPEDVRKVRAEIGPGTELAARLFVCVSEDADRVREIGRRMLAAYLTVPAYAAFHEWLGRGETLRPMREAWHAGDRRAALKAIPDEVVDELIVHGDAATCRARVGEYVAAGLTTPILAPIAVGEVSVPEAVRALAPAAS, from the coding sequence GTGAAGCGCTGGGGAATCACGATCCCGTTCTCCGACCGGATGATCGCCGAGTCGGGAGACCTTGTGGGCGAGCTCGCCGGGCTGGGGTACACCGACGCCTGGACCGCGGAGGTCAGCGGCACCGACGGGTTCCTGCCGCTGGCTCTCGCCGCCGGGTGGTCACCGGACCTGCGGCTCGGCACCGCGATCGTGCCGGTGTCGACCCGGGGTCCCGGCCTGCTCGCCATGTCCGCCGCCACCATGGCCGACGTCGCGCCGGGCCGGTTCGTGCTCGGCATCGGCGCGTCGTCCCCTGTCATCGTGGAGCGCTGGAACGCCGGCACGTTCACGGCGCCGTACGGCCGCACCCGCGACACACTGCGGTTCCTGCGCGCGGCGCTCACCGGGGAGAAGGTGACCGAGCGGTACGAGACGTTCGCCGTGTCCGGTTTCCGGCTCGACCGGGCCCCGAAGGTCGCGCCGCGGATCATGCTTGCCGCACTGCGGCCCCGCATGCTGCACCTGGCCGCCGAGGAGGCCGACGGGGCCATCACCAACTGGCTCTCCCCCGAGGACGTCCGCAAGGTGCGGGCCGAGATCGGACCCGGCACCGAACTGGCCGCACGCCTGTTCGTCTGCGTCAGCGAGGACGCCGACCGGGTCAGGGAGATCGGCAGGCGCATGCTGGCCGCGTACCTCACCGTGCCGGCGTACGCGGCGTTCCACGAGTGGCTCGGCCGTGGTGAGACGCTCAGGCCCATGCGCGAGGCCTGGCACGCCGGTGACCGGCGCGCGGCGCTCAAGGCCATCCCCGACGAGGTGGTGGACGAGCTGATCGTGCACGGCGACGCGGCGACCTGCCGGGCCCGCGTCGGCGAGTACGTCGCGGCCGGTCTGACCACCCCCATCCTGGCTCCCATCGCCGTAGGGGAGGTCTCCGTCCCCGAGGCGGTACGGGCTCTCGCCCCGGCCGCGTCCTGA
- a CDS encoding YkvA family protein, with translation MGKAGRAAATWRTYREVSRPGSPGVMARIKAFPRMIGGTLRGEYGGLSKRKLALMGLGIVYIVSPIDLIPEFLPLIGVTDDFGAFLWLMGSLLGESGRYLDWEGQVVPGQVLPDEGHRKPPVPPRH, from the coding sequence ATGGGCAAGGCTGGACGCGCCGCCGCGACATGGCGGACCTACCGTGAGGTTTCCCGGCCGGGTTCCCCCGGCGTCATGGCTCGGATCAAGGCGTTCCCAAGGATGATCGGCGGCACGCTGCGCGGCGAGTACGGCGGCCTGAGCAAGCGCAAGCTGGCCCTCATGGGCCTCGGGATCGTGTACATCGTCTCGCCGATCGACCTGATCCCGGAGTTCCTGCCCCTGATCGGCGTCACCGACGACTTCGGCGCCTTCCTGTGGCTGATGGGCTCCCTGCTCGGCGAAAGCGGCCGTTACCTCGACTGGGAAGGCCAGGTGGTACCCGGCCAGGTCCTCCCGGACGAAGGCCACCGCAAGCCGCCGGTCCCGCCTCGCCACTAG
- a CDS encoding VC0807 family protein codes for MTLTSLVPLPGTRHVELPRLSVLVRHAVPRVLEAMILPVVVFYAGLLVAGVTGGLVMAVAWVYGGAALRLARRETVPGTVLLAMLAITARVALALITGDLVVYFLQPTLGVFCAGFAFLTTAGARRPLIERVTTDLVPLPGHLVGHPRMRRLFVHLSVLWGAAQFVNGTLSLWLLFSEPIKTYLIVRTAAVAVLMLAAALVTLFAFRRVLNAVQREQALAG; via the coding sequence ATGACCCTCACCTCCCTCGTGCCTCTTCCCGGTACGCGGCACGTCGAACTGCCCCGGCTGTCGGTGCTCGTACGGCACGCGGTGCCGCGCGTGCTGGAAGCCATGATCCTTCCGGTGGTGGTGTTCTACGCGGGGCTGCTGGTCGCCGGGGTCACCGGCGGGCTGGTCATGGCGGTCGCGTGGGTGTACGGCGGGGCCGCGCTGCGGCTGGCACGCCGTGAGACGGTGCCGGGCACGGTGCTGCTCGCGATGCTGGCGATCACGGCCAGGGTCGCGCTCGCGCTGATCACCGGCGACCTGGTCGTCTACTTCCTCCAGCCGACGCTCGGCGTCTTCTGCGCGGGCTTCGCCTTCCTGACCACCGCGGGTGCGAGGCGTCCCCTGATCGAGCGGGTGACCACCGATCTCGTGCCGCTGCCGGGCCATCTGGTCGGCCATCCGCGCATGCGCCGCCTGTTCGTCCACCTGTCGGTGTTGTGGGGGGCCGCGCAGTTCGTCAACGGCACGCTGAGCCTCTGGCTGCTTTTCAGCGAGCCCATCAAGACCTATCTCATCGTCCGCACCGCCGCGGTGGCCGTGCTGATGCTCGCCGCGGCCCTCGTCACGCTGTTCGCGTTCCGCCGGGTGCTGAACGCCGTGCAGCGCGAGCAGGCCCTGGCGGGTTAG
- a CDS encoding aspartate kinase: MALVVQKYGGSSVADAARIKRVAQRIVATKKAGNDVVVIVSAMGDTTDELLDLAQQVSPLPPGRELDMLLTAGERISMALLAMAIANLGHQARSFTGSQAGVITDSTHGKARIIDVTPGRIQEALNSGQIAIVAGFQGVSQDTKDITTLGRGGSDTTAVALAAALGADVCEIYTDVDGIFTADPRIVGAARQIPRISYEEAMEMAACGAKILHLRCVEYARRFDLPIHVRSSFSNKEGTWVVSVHNTDEGNEMEQPIISGVAHDRSEAKITVVGVPDKVGEAAAIFRTLADAEINIDMIVQNISAAATARTDISFTLPSADGTVAVTALKRIQEQIGFEKILFDDQIGKVSLVGAGMRSHPGVTAKFFGALADAGVNIEMISTSEIRISVIVGQNEVDAAVAAAHAAFDLDADQVEAVVYGGTGR, translated from the coding sequence GTGGCGCTCGTTGTCCAGAAGTACGGTGGTTCGTCCGTCGCCGACGCCGCCCGCATCAAGCGGGTCGCCCAGCGGATCGTCGCGACGAAAAAAGCCGGCAACGACGTCGTGGTGATCGTCTCCGCCATGGGGGACACGACTGACGAGCTGCTCGATCTGGCCCAGCAGGTGTCGCCGCTGCCACCGGGCCGTGAGCTCGACATGCTGCTGACGGCGGGTGAGCGCATCTCCATGGCGCTGCTCGCCATGGCCATCGCCAACCTCGGCCACCAGGCGCGGTCGTTCACCGGCTCCCAGGCCGGTGTGATCACCGACTCGACACACGGCAAGGCGCGCATCATCGACGTGACCCCCGGCCGCATCCAGGAGGCGCTGAACAGCGGCCAGATCGCGATCGTCGCGGGCTTCCAAGGCGTCTCGCAGGACACCAAGGACATCACCACGCTCGGCCGCGGCGGGTCGGACACCACGGCCGTCGCGCTCGCGGCGGCGCTCGGCGCCGACGTCTGCGAGATCTACACCGACGTCGACGGCATCTTCACCGCCGACCCCCGCATCGTCGGGGCCGCGCGCCAGATCCCGCGCATCTCCTATGAGGAGGCCATGGAGATGGCCGCCTGCGGCGCCAAGATCCTCCACCTGCGGTGCGTGGAGTACGCACGCCGTTTCGACCTGCCGATCCATGTTCGCAGCTCGTTCAGCAACAAGGAAGGCACGTGGGTCGTCTCCGTCCACAACACTGATGAGGGAAACGAGATGGAACAGCCGATCATCTCCGGTGTCGCGCACGACCGGAGCGAGGCGAAGATCACAGTGGTCGGCGTCCCCGACAAGGTGGGGGAAGCGGCTGCGATCTTCCGCACGCTGGCCGACGCCGAGATCAACATCGACATGATCGTGCAGAACATCTCGGCGGCGGCCACGGCCCGCACCGACATCTCGTTCACGCTGCCGTCCGCGGACGGCACGGTCGCGGTCACCGCGCTCAAGCGCATCCAGGAGCAGATCGGGTTCGAGAAGATCCTGTTCGACGACCAGATCGGCAAGGTGTCGCTCGTCGGCGCCGGCATGCGTTCCCACCCCGGGGTCACCGCGAAGTTCTTCGGCGCGCTCGCGGACGCCGGGGTCAACATCGAGATGATCTCCACATCGGAGATCCGCATCTCGGTCATCGTCGGTCAGAACGAAGTGGACGCCGCGGTCGCCGCCGCGCACGCCGCGTTCGATCTCGACGCCGACCAGGTCGAGGCCGTGGTGTACGGAGGTACCGGCCGATGA
- a CDS encoding GNAT family N-acetyltransferase: MLGTQVRYQGVLPPPVATQAPVVEIRPVRMDDEERVAVFMAGLSPHTLTRRFFTGCSRPDRRLVRALIAAGDRRDVLLAVDGEERVLGHAMGFLRDGTTEIAVMVADEWQGRGVGSRLVRALLRRAVANGAREVGMDVMGDNRRVLAMIKRHWPGARMRVEAGTVEVTALIGPL; the protein is encoded by the coding sequence ATGCTGGGAACTCAGGTGCGGTACCAGGGTGTGTTACCCCCTCCGGTCGCCACGCAGGCGCCGGTCGTCGAGATCCGTCCGGTGCGCATGGACGACGAGGAACGGGTCGCCGTCTTCATGGCGGGCCTGTCACCCCACACGCTCACCCGCCGCTTCTTCACCGGATGCAGCCGTCCGGACCGCAGGCTGGTCCGCGCGCTGATCGCCGCCGGTGACCGCAGGGACGTGCTGCTCGCCGTGGACGGCGAGGAGCGCGTGCTCGGTCACGCCATGGGCTTCCTGCGTGACGGCACCACCGAGATCGCCGTCATGGTGGCCGACGAGTGGCAGGGCCGAGGCGTCGGCTCCCGCCTGGTGCGCGCGCTGCTGCGCAGGGCCGTCGCGAACGGCGCGCGCGAGGTCGGCATGGACGTGATGGGGGACAACCGCAGGGTGCTCGCCATGATCAAGCGGCACTGGCCCGGGGCCCGCATGCGCGTCGAGGCCGGCACTGTGGAGGTCACCGCGCTCATCGGCCCGCTCTGA
- a CDS encoding SURF1 family cytochrome oxidase biogenesis protein, whose amino-acid sequence MYRFLLKPRWLAFHLLVLVLIPCFVLLGRWQFGRFEDRSASSDLASRNIAATPVPLERLDQPGAAVPQDLRFRGVTATGTYDPGHELLVRRRVQKGMPGYYVLTPLVTPGGPAVLVNRGWVPMGPTAETPPEVPPPTAGQVSITGRLRPAETEDSTGITDLPGLPPGQVLLIDTPGIAKRLPYPLFGGFVELTEQKPAATAAPDLVPEPDTGSGGGLNLAYGVQWWLFIGIAIGGWFMLIRREARDLQEGRSGPPEESPAESSATTSVTPGP is encoded by the coding sequence GTGTACCGGTTCCTCCTCAAGCCCCGCTGGCTGGCGTTTCACCTGCTGGTCCTCGTGCTGATCCCGTGCTTCGTGCTGCTGGGACGCTGGCAGTTCGGCCGGTTCGAGGATCGGTCCGCGTCGAGCGATCTGGCGAGCAGGAACATCGCCGCCACACCGGTGCCGCTGGAACGGCTCGATCAGCCTGGTGCGGCCGTACCGCAGGACCTGCGGTTCCGCGGCGTCACGGCCACCGGCACCTACGACCCCGGCCACGAGCTGCTGGTCAGGCGCCGCGTGCAGAAGGGCATGCCGGGCTACTACGTGCTGACCCCGCTGGTCACGCCGGGTGGACCCGCGGTTCTGGTGAACCGGGGCTGGGTGCCGATGGGACCGACCGCCGAGACCCCGCCGGAGGTGCCGCCACCGACTGCCGGTCAGGTAAGTATCACCGGCCGGCTACGTCCCGCTGAAACAGAAGACAGCACAGGAATCACCGACCTCCCCGGCCTGCCTCCCGGCCAGGTCCTGCTGATCGACACCCCCGGCATCGCCAAGCGTCTGCCGTATCCGCTCTTCGGGGGATTCGTGGAGCTGACCGAGCAGAAGCCCGCCGCGACCGCGGCCCCCGATTTGGTACCCGAACCCGACACCGGGTCCGGCGGCGGGCTCAACCTCGCGTACGGCGTGCAGTGGTGGCTGTTCATCGGCATCGCGATCGGCGGCTGGTTCATGCTGATCCGCCGCGAGGCCCGCGACCTGCAGGAAGGCAGGTCCGGCCCACCCGAGGAGTCCCCTGCGGAGTCCTCGGCGACCACGTCAGTGACCCCTGGGCCCTGA